From Salvia splendens isolate huo1 chromosome 3, SspV2, whole genome shotgun sequence, a single genomic window includes:
- the LOC121797319 gene encoding transcription factor E2FA-like: MAARATPSRDAAATPPAAPPSNGQILHHQPPSIRRHLPFSSMNPPFASPHDYHRFSTPGRAADHLSEALVIKSPPLKRKNVYQNNEVESSEWAASTVHRDIANNPLRTPVSAKGGRPNCRSKAGKNNRALPSTPISNSDAPSPLTPTGCRFDSSLSLLTKKFIALIKHAEDGELDLNKAADTLQVQKRRIYDITNVLEGIGLIEKKLKNRIHWKRLDSSRPGEVDKDGTLLHAEIENLSMEERSLDDRIRQMQERLGNLIEDEHNQRWLFVTEDDIKSLPCFQNETLIAIKAPHGTTLEVPDPDEAVDYPQRRYRIILRSAMGAIDVYLVSQFEEKFEEVNGVGDSTNFPVASSSEAHENIAVERSSMSHGSPQVETQAQDSHELNSVYDSHQEFAGGMTKIIPSNIDNDADYWLLSDAAGISMTDLWKTDSGVEWNDVNMLHDELEMAAISTPRAHVPSSIDTNVHPVNNDVQPR; this comes from the exons ATGGCCGCTCGTGCTACCCCCAGCCGTGACGCCGCGGCGACGCCTCCTGCCGCGCCGCCCTCGAATGGCCAGATCCTGCACCACCAGCCGCCGTCGATCAGGCGCCATCTCCCGTTCTCCTCCATGAATCCTCCCTTCGCTTCTCCCCACGACTACCACCGCTTCTCAACCCCGGGTCGCGCCGCCGATCACCTCTCTGAAGCTCTAGTTATCAAGTCTCCT CCTTTGAAGCGGAAGAATGTGTATCAAAATAATGAAGTTGAGTCCAGTGAGTGGGCAGCAAGTACAGTGCATAGGGATATCGCTAATAACCCTCTCCGTACACCAGTGTCTGCTAAAGGAGGAAGGCCTAATTGCCGGTCAAAGGCCGGTAAGAACAATAGAGCCTTACCTTCCACCCCCATATCTAATTCTG ATGCTCCTTCCCCTCTCACGCCTACTGGCTGCCGCTTTGATAGCTCCTTGA GTCTATTGACTAAGAAATTTATCGCTTTGATAAAGCATGCGGAGGATGGTGAACTCGATCTAAACAAGGCAGCGGACACTTTGCAG GTCCAGAAGAGACGTATCTATGACATAACCAATGTCCTTGAAGGGATTGGCCTTATTGAAAAGAAGCTGAAAAACAGAATACATTGGAA GAGACTCGATTCTTCAAGACCTGGAGAAGTGGACAAGGATGGTACTCTTCTGCAT GCAGAAATTGAGAACCTTTCAATGGAAGAGAGAAGTTTGGACGACCGAATACG GCAAATGCAGGAAAGGTTGGGAAATTTGATTGAAGATGAACATAATCAGAG ATGGCTTTTTGTGACTGAAGATGACATAAAAAGCTTACCTTGCTTCCAG AATGAAACCTTGATAGCAATCAAAGCACCCCACGGGACCACCCTTGAAGTCCCAGATCCTGATGAG GCTGTTGATTATCCACAAAGGAGATATAGAATTATTCTTAGAAGTGCAATGGGTGCTATTGATGTTTACCTTGTGAG CCAATTTGAGGAAAAGTTTGAAGAGGTGAATGGAGTTGGAGATTCGACAAATTTCCCTGTTGCCTCAAGTTCAGAGGCACATGAGAACATAGCAGTGGAGAGATCATCCATGTCACATGGTTCACCACAGGTTGAAACTCAGGCGCAAGATAGCCATGAACTTAACTCTGTGTATGATTCACATCAAGAATTTGCTGGAGGAATGACTAAGATTATCCCCTCAAATATTGAT AACGATGCAGACTATTGGCTTTTATCAGATGCAGCAGGCATCAGCATGACAGACTTGTGGAAGACGGATT CTGGCGTGGAGTGGAATGATGTAAACATGCTGCACGATGAGTTGGAAATGGCTGCTATTAGCACACCAAGAGCACATGTTCCTTCATCTATTGATACTAATGTACACCCTGTTAATAATGATGTCCAACCTAGGTGA